Proteins encoded by one window of Apus apus isolate bApuApu2 chromosome 15, bApuApu2.pri.cur, whole genome shotgun sequence:
- the ARHGAP40 gene encoding rho GTPase-activating protein 40 isoform X1 produces the protein MTQLPPKSPLASPVSEGTNSKVESSDNLSMDSFWLEVENIKQSAEAEQEECSLADVKTQEEGEAEAEWLQDAGLSDLLGDHASENDNIVLLSTLTKTQAAAVQRRLDTYSRSRRRRNKHPVRDVRDIFGVVSSEETAAKKEESSPDQLWHNLRTSSLQKTENQDYSCTVRNPGKEEVFNMDVAYSEQAAVLLKGSFLSESRRLKDGNTLTKFKIHKGRLGVTRIGDLSAQDMKKIPTLALIELTALCDVLGFELKRNKAVKLKTTEKRLFGVPLNTLLENDQKLLPNTKVPLLLQALLSCLEKRGLETEGILRVSGSQTRIKSLEQKLERDFYTGLFCWDEVHQNDVSGLLKRFIRELPAPLLTAEYLPAFAAVQNIPDLKQRLQALNLLILILPEPNRNTLKALLEFLSKVVAKENNNKMNLWNVSTVMAPNLFMHKGLPNKIPEGKEKQLAEGAADVVRMMIHYQDLLWTVSSFLVAQVRKLNESNNKRYQFCDKRIKNLLRKIHADKDKVEKNQAEPSKVVKVHASLLLKDSLEVHLNNATRVADVLRQFQKNLCQNGWNIVNAVNLIKCSNSVECTNLLLYEVGGNIGERCLDPDTYLLDLYHINPHAEWIIKQNPSYPRMF, from the exons ATGACCCAGCTTCCTCCGAAGAGTCCTTTGGCATCCCCAGTGTCAGAGGGCACAAATTCCAAGGTAGAGTCTTCGGACAACTTGTCAATGGACAGTTTTTGGCTGGAAGTAGAGAACATTAAACAGAGCGCTGAAGCCGAGCAAGAGGAATGCAGCCTTGCAGATGTCAAAACACAAGAGG AGGGAGAAGCTGAAGCTGAGTGGCTCCAGGATGCAGGTCTGTCTGACCTCCTTGGGGACCATGCCTCGGAGAATGACAACATTGTGCTGCTCTCCACCCTGACCAAGACCCAGGCTGCTGCCGTGCAGCGCCGGCTGGACACCTACTCCCGGTCTCGGAGGAGGAGGAACAAACATCCCGTGCGCGATGTCCGAGATATTTTTGGAGTGGTCAGCTCTGAG gagacagcagcaaagaaagaagagtCCAGCCCAGATCAGTTGTGGCACAATCTACGGACTTCCAGCCTACAGAAAA CAGAAAACCAGGACTATTCTTGCACAGTTCGAAaccctggaaaagaggaggtcTTCAACATGGATGTTGCCTACTCAGAGCAAGCAGCTGTCCTGCTCAAGGGATCATTCCTGTCAGAGTCAAGGAGGTTAAAGGATGGAAATACCTTAACT AAATTTAAGATCCACAAGGGCAGACTAGGAGTGACCAGGATTGGAGATCTGTCTGCTCAGGACATGAAGAAGATCCCCACGCTGGCCCTTATTGAACTGACAGCTCTCTGTGATGTTCTGGGCTTTGAGCTGAAAAGAAATAAGgcagtaaaactgaaaacaacag AGAAAAGACTCTTTGGAGTTCCACTCAACACCCTGTTGGAAAACGACCAAAAACTGCTCCCCAACACCAAGGTCCCTCTGTTACTCCAGGCA CTGCTGTCCTGCTTGGAGAAGAGAGGACTTGAAACAGAGGGCATTTTGAGAGTTTCTGGGTCCCAGACCAGAATCAAG AGCCTGGAACAGAAGCTAGAAAGGGATTTCTATACTGGCCTTTTCTGCTGGGATGAGGTCCACCAGAATGATGTATCTGGGCTGCTGAAGAGATTCATAAGAGAGTTGCCAGCCCCACTGCTGACAGCAGAGTACCtccctgcttttgctgctgtgcaAA ATATTCCAGACCTGAAGCAAAGGTTGCAAGCTCTGAACCTCCTGATCCTGATTCTGCCAGAGCCCAACAGAAACACTTTAAAG GCTCTGCTTGAATTTCTCAGCAAAGTGGTTGccaaggaaaacaacaacaaaatgaacCTCTGGAACGTTTCCACTGTCATGGCCCCAAACCTCTTCATGCACAAGGGGCTGCCAAACAAGATTcctgaagggaaggagaagcagctggcagagggggcAGCTGATGTTGTGAGGATGATGATCCATTACCAGGATTTGCTCTGGACA GTCTCTTCTTTTCTGGTAGCTCAAGTCAGGAAACTGAATGAGAGCAACAACAAAAGGTACCAGTTTTGTGACAAGCGAATTAAAAACTTGTTGCGGAAGATTCATGCTGATAAAGACAAGGTGGAGAAGAACCAGGCAGAG CCTTCCAAGGTGGTGAAAGTCCATGCTTCACTTCTCCTGAAGGATTCACTAGAGGTGCATTTGAACAATGCAACCCGAGTGGCTGATGTCTTGAGGCAGTTTCAAAAGAACCTGTGCCAGAATGGCTGGAATATTGTTAATGCTGTTAACCTCATCAAGTG tagCAACTCAGTGGAGTGCACAAACTTGCTCCTGTATGAAGTAGGGGGCAACATTG GTGAACGTTGCCTGGACCCAGACACTTACCTCTTAGATTTGTACCACATCAATCCCCATGCTGAGTGGATAATTAAGCAAAACCCCTCTTATCCTCGGATGTTCTAA